The Blautia hydrogenotrophica DSM 10507 genome window below encodes:
- a CDS encoding helix-turn-helix domain-containing protein has translation MREDLYYRLNILDITIPPLRERKEDIGIIASGLLPQINERMHTHVSSLEEDVLKRMQTFAWRGNIRELRNTLEKMVLNVQYGTIKMEDVAFIFEEMERKSHSAKSAGGLREVCTLAEMEKKMIQQALQEEEGNQTKAAIRLGIDRSTLYRKISKML, from the coding sequence GTGAGGGAGGACCTTTACTATCGCTTAAATATTTTGGATATTACGATTCCGCCTTTGCGGGAACGTAAAGAAGACATTGGTATAATTGCGAGCGGGCTTTTGCCTCAGATCAATGAAAGAATGCACACGCACGTCTCTTCGTTGGAGGAAGACGTATTAAAAAGAATGCAAACGTTCGCATGGCGCGGGAATATCAGGGAGCTGCGCAATACACTGGAAAAAATGGTGTTAAACGTACAGTACGGCACGATTAAAATGGAGGACGTAGCGTTCATATTTGAAGAGATGGAAAGAAAATCCCATTCGGCCAAGAGCGCAGGAGGCTTAAGAGAAGTATGTACGCTTGCGGAAATGGAGAAAAAGATGATTCAGCAGGCGCTTCAGGAAGAGGAGGGAAATCAGACCAAGGCGGCGATTCGTCTGGGTATTGACAGAAGTACATTATATCGAAAGATTTCAAAGATGTTGTAA
- a CDS encoding sigma 54-interacting transcriptional regulator codes for MNFGDNILIICTYQELMKQYRKILKEHHLNIDIEVMDNRYGKDMSKIFEYVAQFQKKGKEVIITRGFLAQQIGAHLPFKVIEIHIGAADMFRALYPLAGKGYTVGVVESEPYVKVAKQVAEILNISLNIYLVENVEDFEKGLLAAKRDGVDVVVGGAWHSYEEVFFQDYGIPYVVVESSVESIENSLQNALEMYTFSYEQQKKNELLEKILSFSEDGICVLDESGHPVLMNTYGEQILKEKEENQIEDFFAEIQRQMLSERDGHSDTLVEKIGDEYFLIQKIPLEVYGDSAGTIVIFKREMKIRDDEYLLRMKLSKKGMHAKYTLQDILGKSKIIRELKKRVERYATTDATVLILGESGTGKELFAQAIHNCSLRRNRPFVAINCSALPPQLLESELFGYVDGAFTGAKKEGKAGLFEMAHTGTLFLDEIGEMDLSMQTRLLRVLQEREIMRIGDNKVISVDVRVIVATNRDLYQEVLRGGEGGPLLSLKYFGYYDSAFAGT; via the coding sequence ATGAACTTCGGAGATAATATTTTAATTATTTGCACCTATCAGGAATTGATGAAACAATACCGTAAAATACTGAAGGAGCATCATCTAAACATAGATATTGAAGTCATGGATAACCGTTATGGAAAAGATATGTCAAAAATATTCGAGTACGTGGCGCAGTTTCAGAAAAAAGGCAAAGAGGTTATTATTACAAGAGGTTTTTTAGCCCAGCAAATAGGAGCCCATCTGCCTTTTAAAGTCATTGAAATCCATATCGGCGCGGCAGATATGTTTCGTGCGTTATATCCGCTGGCTGGAAAAGGCTACACCGTGGGCGTGGTGGAAAGCGAGCCCTATGTGAAGGTTGCAAAACAGGTTGCAGAAATTTTAAATATCTCTTTAAACATTTATTTAGTTGAGAATGTAGAGGATTTTGAAAAAGGCTTGCTTGCGGCTAAACGGGACGGGGTCGACGTGGTGGTCGGCGGCGCTTGGCACAGCTATGAGGAGGTATTTTTTCAGGATTACGGAATACCCTACGTCGTAGTGGAGTCTAGTGTGGAGAGCATTGAAAACAGCCTTCAAAATGCGCTGGAAATGTATACGTTTTCTTACGAACAGCAAAAGAAAAACGAGCTGCTTGAGAAAATTTTATCTTTTTCTGAGGATGGTATCTGTGTATTGGATGAGAGCGGCCATCCGGTCTTGATGAATACCTATGGCGAGCAGATATTAAAAGAAAAAGAAGAAAACCAAATAGAGGACTTTTTTGCCGAAATACAAAGACAGATGCTGTCTGAGAGAGATGGTCACAGCGACACTTTAGTAGAAAAAATAGGGGATGAGTATTTTTTGATCCAGAAAATCCCGCTGGAAGTATATGGTGATTCGGCAGGTACGATTGTGATTTTTAAACGGGAAATGAAGATTCGGGACGATGAATACTTACTCCGCATGAAGCTGAGCAAAAAGGGGATGCATGCGAAATATACGCTCCAGGATATTCTGGGAAAAAGTAAGATTATCCGCGAATTAAAAAAACGAGTGGAACGCTATGCGACAACGGACGCGACAGTTTTGATTTTAGGTGAGAGCGGAACTGGAAAAGAATTATTTGCACAGGCCATTCATAACTGCAGTTTGAGGAGAAATCGTCCATTTGTCGCTATTAACTGTTCCGCGCTCCCGCCTCAGCTGTTAGAAAGCGAATTATTCGGCTATGTGGACGGTGCGTTCACTGGAGCGAAAAAAGAGGGAAAAGCCGGATTATTTGAAATGGCGCATACGGGAACGCTTTTTTTGGATGAAATCGGAGAAATGGATTTGTCGATGCAGACCAGATTGCTGCGGGTGCTCCAAGAAAGAGAGATTATGCGGATTGGGGACAATAAAGTCATTTCTGTTGACGTTAGGGTCATTGTTGCGACCAATCGGGACTTATATCAGGAGGTTTTAAGGGGGGGTGAGGGAGGACCTTTACTATCGCTTAAATATTTTGGATATTACGATTCCGCCTTTGCGGGAACGTAA